The DNA window AGGCAACACAGTATTATACtcataaattaaaaacaaaacccaagaagtaaaaaggaaaaacttgctaaccgccgccgccgccgccgccgatAGAAGCAAATTCAGATCACTTTGAGAATGTCCTCAGCTCCACTGGAAGTAAAGGCACCGCCTTCCTCCAAATTCAAGACCTTAACAACTCCATCCTCCGCCAAAAGCGAGTACCTTCTGGACCTGACGCCCAGCCCCACCGGCTTATCGCTCAAATCGAGCTCCGCCCCGATCGCCCTCGTGAAATCGCCGTTCCCATCGGACAGCAGCAGCACCTCGTCACCGATGTTGAGATTCTCCTTCCACGCTTTGATCACGAAGACATCGTTGACCGCAATGCAGGCGATGGTCTCGACGCCCTTCGCCTTGAGCTCCCCCGACTTTTCCACGAATCCCGGGACGTGTTTCTGGGAGCAGGTCGGGGTGAAGGCGCCGGGGACGGCGAAGAGGACGGCCTTCTTGGATTTGGTGAGGTCGGAGACAGTCACGGTCTGGACGTCGCCGGCGGCGTCCAGATAGGACAGGGTGGCTTCGGGGAGCTTGTCGCCGACGGCGATGGTGGCGGATATGGGTTTGGAGGCGGTGGTGGAGAAGCGGAGGAGGGGTTTTGGGCGGGGGGAGTGTTTGAGGGGGAGAGGGGTGTAGGAGAttttggaggagaaggatttgggagagaagagagatgtttTGGGTGCGACGGCGGCGGTGGTGGTGGAGAAAGCGAGGGACTTGGGGGCTGTGAGGAGCCTTGAGATCGTGAGGGAGGCTGCCATGTTTGGTGGTTTGAGTTTTAGAGTGAGAGAGTGAgtctcagagagagagagagagagagagatagagagaggcgTAAGCTTTGGGTTTGTTGGGTATGCCTGCTGGGTTTGTTGGGTTTAAGGGCTTTTGGGCAGAGGAAATAATGAGAGGTGGCTGTGAAAAGGGTCAGATGGATGGGATTTATTGGAGCTTCTGTTGTGTGGGTATCTGAGTTTTTCATATACCTCCAACTCTGCCCCCATAAGAAATATCaacgtatatatatatgacatgtTCTTGGATATATTCACTCGGATGTGTCCTCTCCACAAacacaattcacaattcacaattcacaattcatcAGTAGAATATCGTTGtattgaaaatatataaaaaactcATAGTGAAAATTCAAACTTTAATTCTCCTCAGTACAATTCATTTCAGTTCGATTGATTATCGCCCTATTACGTATTAGAGGAGTGCTAGGAATACTTGCATTAATCTTTTGTATTTAGATCTTTTCATTTGAAGAAATGATGTGTCATTTTTTACACAAAAACAAGACATTTAATGCTTTTAGCTAGGAATTATgatgaaaaatagaaaatataattcaaatatgttcttgttttctttgtaaaaAATGACACATAATGTGAAAATGTCCAAATACAAATGTTAGTGCATAAATTGTGACGCCTAACTGTCAACTGTCACAGGTATAATTTTATGTAAAAACTTATAGATTGCGCTCAAACAAAGATTGCTGACAGCGAAACTCAAACCTTAATGCATCCAAATGTTCAttttttgacataatatttgTTGAAAACGAACattttttaaggacaaagtgtgGCTTATGTAGTTTTTAGCTcttgataaccatttcattatagtttttagttttcaattcattatacagttttttatttttttgaaaaacttgtttggtatttaCTTCAAAGAGTAAATTATAgttatggtcccttaactttaactcaattggagcaatggtctctcaactaaaaattcattaccattgatccctcaactcatcaaaacgtgcaggtatggtccctcaactaaaatctattaccattggtccctcaactttaattcaacttgataaatggtctcttaactctaacccaattgtagcaatggtccttccaacataactcgttttgacaaattttttgatgtagttgacgaaaatgacaataattacacactttgatggaTTGAatgaccctaattatataaatggttattccaacataaattattttgacaaaattttgacgaaattgatgaaaatgactatagctacacattttgataagttgagggaccaatgataatgaatttttagttgagggaccattgctccaattttattaaagttgatggatcattgctacaatttactctactTCAAATTTTCATGTCAAATATTGAAACAgagtcatttttattttatattttaaatataaaaaattgaaaataattatCAAGCAGCCTAT is part of the Malus domestica chromosome 12, GDT2T_hap1 genome and encodes:
- the LOC103449382 gene encoding peroxiredoxin-2E-2, chloroplastic, whose protein sequence is MAASLTISRLLTAPKSLAFSTTTAAVAPKTSLFSPKSFSSKISYTPLPLKHSPRPKPLLRFSTTASKPISATIAVGDKLPEATLSYLDAAGDVQTVTVSDLTKSKKAVLFAVPGAFTPTCSQKHVPGFVEKSGELKAKGVETIACIAVNDVFVIKAWKENLNIGDEVLLLSDGNGDFTRAIGAELDLSDKPVGLGVRSRRYSLLAEDGVVKVLNLEEGGAFTSSGAEDILKVI